In Leishmania donovani BPK282A1 complete genome, chromosome 35, the following are encoded in one genomic region:
- a CDS encoding thioredoxin-like protein: MLKVSSKEHYAEIKKKAEGSLGLVVHFSATWCEPCTAVNEHLIKQAAEYGDNVVFAEVDCGELGDVCEAEGVESVPFVAYFRTPLVGDDRRVERVADVAGAKFDQIDMNTHSLFGEKGGNGVQQKDFATVDDYLHYLTKRPGVVMFITGTPSRPRCGFTGRLCELVHQLGVPFIYYDVMTSDAVCERLKIYANWPTYPQVYVDGELIGGWDICRELNDEGELKSTLKR; the protein is encoded by the coding sequence ATGCTCAAGGTCAGCTCGAAAGAGCACTACGCTGAGATCAAGAAGAAGGCCGAAGGCTCGTTGGGGCTTGTCGTACACTTTAGCGCCACCTGGTGTGAGCCCTGCACTGCCGTCAATGAACACCTTATCAAGCAAGCTGCCGAGTACGGCGACAACGTTGTCTTTGCTGAGGTAGATTGCGGCGAATTGGGCGACGTgtgcgaggcggagggggtggagtCGGTTCCATTCGTCGCGTACTTCCGCACCCCGCTTGTCGGCGATGACCGTCGCGTCGAGCGCGTGGCGGATGTAGCTGGCGCAAAGTTCGACCAGATCGACATGAACACTCACTCCCTGTTTGGCGAGAAGGGTGGCAACGGGGTTCAGCAGAAGGACTTTGCCACAGTGGACGATTACCTGCACTACCTCACGAAGCGGCCTGGGGTGGTAATGTTCATCACCGGCACGCCATCCCGTCCGCGCTGCGGCTTTACTGGTCGGCTGTGTGAGCTGGTGCATCAGCTTGGCGTCCCCTTCATCTACTACGACGTCATGACGAGCGACGCGGTGTGCGAGCGCCTCAAGATATACGCCAACTGGCCGACGTATCCGCAGGTATACGTAGACGGTGAACTGATCGGTGGGTGGGACATCTGCCGTGAGCTGAACGACGAGGGCGAACTGAAGTCGACTTTAAAGCGCTGA
- a CDS encoding histone H4 codes for MAKGKRSADAKGSQKRQKKVLRDNIRGITRGCVRRMARRGGVKRISSEIYEEVRRVLKAYVEDIVRCSTAYTEYARKKTVTACDVVNALRKKGHILYGYA; via the coding sequence ATGGCCAAGGGCAAGCGCTCCGCTGATGCCAAGGGCAGCCAGAAGCGCcagaagaaggtgctgcgcgacaacaTCCGAGGCATCActcgcggctgcgtccgccgcatggcgcgccgcggtggcgtgaAGCGCATCTCGAGCGAGATCTACgaagaggtgcgccgcgtgctgaaGGCCTACGTGGAGGACAttgtgcgctgcagcacggcctaCACCGAGTACGCGCGCAAGAAGACCGTGACGGCGTGCGATGTTGTgaacgcgctgcgcaagaaAGGCCACATCCTCTACGGCTATGCGTAA
- a CDS encoding short chain dehydrogenase, putative, whose amino-acid sequence MSAPKKVALVTGANRGIGFATARRLGELGFKVLLGARDVKRGEEAVNTLRNDKLDVDLLLMTPTEHASVEAAVQKVEADYKRLDVLINNAALMDFDNKVFPLNIQRMRDEFEINFFATVDITNSFLPLMLRSSEAPRLVFVSTPLGTHETVDRPQNKYAHPNLTAYKCTKSAVNMYAHNLAKYLENYSEEAGGSAASAKVNCCYPGYVQTDMCFNSTEAHFTPYEGAETSVWLATLPADGPTGGFYHRAKKLPW is encoded by the coding sequence ATGTCCGCTCCGAAAAAGGTGGCGCTTGTGACTGGTGCCAACCGTGGGATTGGATTTGCGACTGCTCGTCGCCTTGGTGAGCTTGGTTTCAAGGTACTTCTCGGCGCACGTGATGTAAagcgcggcgaggaggctgtCAACACGCTGCGTAACGACAAGCTGGATGTGGACTTGCTGCTGATGACGCCGACGGAGCACGCCTCTGTGGAGGCCGCTGTGCAGAAGGTTGAAGCTGACTACAAACGCCTCGATGTGCTAATCAACAACGCGGCTCTCATGGATTTCGACAACAAGGTGTTCCCCTTGAACATCCAGCGCATGCGCGATGAGTTCGAGATCAACTTCTTTGCCACCGTGGACATCACAAACAGCTTCCTCCCGCTGATGCTGCGGTCTTCGGAGGCGCCGCGTCTAGTGTTTGTGTCGACGCCGCTTGGAACGCATGAGACGGTGGACCGCCCGCAGAACAAGTACGCCCACCCCAACTTGACAGCGTATAAGTGCACCAAGTCCGCTGTGAACATGTACGCGCACAACCTTGCCAAGTACCTCGAGAACTACTCTGAGGAGgctggtggcagcgccgcttctgcgAAGGTGAACTGCTGCTACCCTGGCTACGTTCAAACTGATATGTGCTTCAACTCTACGGAGGCACACTTCACTCCCTACGAGGGCGCTGAGACGAGCGTGTGGCTCGCCACCCTGCCGGCGGATGGGCCGACCGGCGGCTTCTACCACCGTGCCAAGAAGCTACCATGGTAG
- a CDS encoding ubiquitin-conjugating enzyme e2, putative, producing MALRRIQKELKDLEKDPPANTSGGPVSESDLFNWKATIIGPEDSPYAGGLFFLNIHFPSDYPFKPPKLQFTTKIYHPNINNNGGICLDILKDQWSPALTISKVLLSVCSLLTDPNPDDPLVPDIARQYKTDRNAFNKTAAEWTRQYAM from the coding sequence atgGCACTTCGCCGCATCCAGAAGGAGCTGAAGGACCTCGAAAAGGATCCGCCAGCGAACACGAGCGGCGGACCGGTCAGCGAGAGTGACCTCTTTAATTGGAAGGCCACCATCATTGGCCCGGAGGACTCACCATACGCAGGTGGTCTCTTCTTTCTCAACATCCACTTCCCTTCTGACTACCCGTTCAAGCCGCCGAAGCTACAGTTCACAACCAAGATCTACCACCCGAACATAAACAACAACGGCGGCATCTGCCTTGATATTCTCAAGGACCAGTGGTCACCGGCGCTGACGATCTCGAAGGTTTTGCTGTCCGTGTGCTCTCTGCTGACGGACCCCAACCCCGACGATCCGCTGGTACCGGATATCGCGCGCCAGTACAAGACTGATAGGAACGCCTTCAACAAGACAGCCGCCGAGTGGACTCGTCAGTATGCCATGTAG
- a CDS encoding short chain dehydrogenase, putative, which translates to MKSVFITGGNRGIGLETARQMGKLGYYVIISCRDEEKAKTAIEKVSAEGVKADYVIMDVVDESSVAKAAAEVSKKVNGVLDALINNAGYAAPSGDMSRVNLDEMRRCYEVNVIGTVCVTNHFLEMVKKSSAGRIVNVGSIMGSCQLEVAALSHTPYNCSKAALNMYTVNLASSLKDTNVKANCAHPGWVKTDMGGAKAPLEVTEGAETSVYLATLPADGPTGGFFHKCDRLPW; encoded by the coding sequence atgaAGTCCGTGTTCATCACCGGCGGGAACCGCGGGATCGGACTGGAGACGGCGCGCCAGATGGGCAAGCTTGGCTACTATGTAATCATTAGCTGCCGCGAtgaggagaaggcgaagaccGCCATTGAGAAGGTATCCGCAGAGGGTGTGAAGGCTGACTACGTAATCATGGATGTGGTGGACGAATCCTCTGTTGCGAAGGCAGCTGCGGAGGTGTCCAAGAAGGTCAACGGCGTTCTCGATGCGCTCATCAATAACGCTGGATATGCCGCTCCTTCTGGTGACATGAGCCGCGTCAACCTCGATGAGATGCGGAGGTGCTATGAGGTGAACGTGATCGGCACTGTATGCGTGACAAACCACTTCCTGGAAATGGTGAAGAAGTCGTCCGCTGGTCGGATTGTGAACGTTGGGTCCATCATGGGGAGCTGCCAGCTGGAAGTCGCTGCTCTGAGCCACACTCCATACAACTGCTCGAAGGCTGCCCTGAACATGTACACTGTGAATCTGGCAAGCTCGCTGAAGGATACGAATGTGAAAGCGAATTGCGCTCATCCCGGGTGGGTGAAGACGGACATGGGCGGCGCCAAAGCACCATTGGAAGTCACTGAGGGAGCGGAGACGAGCGTGTACCTCGCCACGCTGCCGGCCGATGGCCCCACCGGCGGGTTCTTCCACAAGTGCGATCGTCTGCCCTGGTAG